A single region of the Nitrosomonas sp. Is79A3 genome encodes:
- the msrA gene encoding peptide-methionine (S)-S-oxide reductase MsrA, with amino-acid sequence MMANKIIFGAGCFWGVEAAFRSIEGVTGVTCGYSGGHTGNPTYTAVCTNTTGHIEVVLVEYDPAEVAFGTLLDNFWNCHNPTTQDRQGPDIGTQYRSAIFFFTPEQEIAAIESKHRLQNSGRWRDPVVTKILPAGQFYVAEEYHQNYFSKHGIH; translated from the coding sequence ATGATGGCAAACAAGATAATTTTTGGAGCAGGCTGTTTCTGGGGAGTAGAAGCAGCCTTTCGCAGTATTGAAGGAGTCACCGGCGTGACTTGCGGCTATTCCGGCGGGCATACCGGCAATCCAACCTATACGGCCGTTTGCACCAACACCACCGGCCATATTGAAGTGGTTCTGGTGGAATATGATCCGGCAGAAGTTGCTTTTGGAACATTGCTGGATAATTTCTGGAATTGCCATAATCCTACCACCCAGGACCGTCAAGGTCCTGACATTGGAACACAATATCGTTCAGCTATCTTTTTCTTCACACCAGAACAAGAGATTGCCGCAATAGAATCCAAGCATAGGTTACAAAATAGCGGACGCTGGCGCGATCCTGTCGTAACTAAAATTTTACCTGCCGGTCAATTTTACGTTGCGGAAGAATATCATCAGAATTATTTCAGCAAGCATGGCATTCATTAA
- a CDS encoding SPOR domain-containing protein, whose product MSRDYKTRKPSKSTPEKGGSAFLGGFVGYALGLASAIGIWLYLNYAPSPFLPTEKAVSSVEKSEAKATPEQPKTPAKPQEEPVVTAEEKPRFDFYKILPGIEEPEIDPEYKPVAAQPAQPQVTAKIPENSNKPAENVQQPTPPARPNTNPAVTAPQIAAVPPRTIPAEPVPQPAAPQLKSPPPVKEKFFLQAGSFRRNDEAENMKARLAFLGVSASIQPIDLAEKGTWYRVRIGPLTNKADIDEISASLKENGIGTQFIKVQ is encoded by the coding sequence ATGAGTCGAGATTATAAGACCCGCAAGCCTTCAAAATCCACGCCTGAAAAAGGCGGTTCTGCATTTCTGGGCGGATTCGTCGGTTACGCATTAGGTCTTGCGAGTGCCATTGGCATATGGCTGTATCTTAACTATGCACCCAGTCCGTTTTTGCCTACTGAGAAAGCGGTCAGCTCAGTTGAGAAAAGCGAAGCAAAAGCAACGCCGGAGCAACCCAAAACACCTGCTAAACCACAAGAAGAACCCGTGGTTACTGCTGAGGAAAAGCCGCGGTTTGATTTTTACAAGATACTGCCTGGTATTGAAGAGCCCGAGATTGACCCTGAATACAAACCGGTTGCTGCACAACCCGCTCAACCGCAAGTTACTGCCAAGATTCCGGAAAATAGCAATAAACCCGCTGAAAATGTGCAACAACCCACCCCGCCAGCTCGCCCGAATACTAATCCGGCAGTAACCGCACCGCAAATCGCTGCCGTTCCGCCGCGTACTATTCCAGCAGAACCGGTACCACAACCGGCAGCACCCCAGCTTAAGAGCCCTCCTCCAGTGAAAGAAAAATTCTTTCTCCAGGCTGGATCATTCAGAAGAAACGATGAAGCGGAAAACATGAAGGCCCGACTTGCATTCCTTGGCGTATCAGCATCCATTCAACCAATCGATTTAGCGGAAAAAGGCACTTGGTATAGAGTACGTATCGGCCCTCTGACTAACAAAGCGGATATTGATGAAATCAGCGCTTCATTAAAAGAAAATGGCATAGGAACACAATTTATAAAAGTACAATAA
- the rpoZ gene encoding DNA-directed RNA polymerase subunit omega, with translation MARITVDDCIKQIPNRFDMTLVATVRARQLAIGSAPMVDPARDKPTVIALRELAQGKIGLDILNPKNI, from the coding sequence ATGGCACGAATTACCGTTGATGATTGTATAAAGCAAATTCCTAACAGATTTGATATGACTTTAGTTGCTACAGTACGCGCCAGACAATTGGCCATAGGCTCCGCGCCTATGGTGGATCCTGCACGCGACAAACCGACCGTCATCGCACTGCGCGAGCTGGCTCAAGGCAAAATAGGTTTGGATATACTCAATCCCAAAAATATCTAG
- the gmk gene encoding guanylate kinase, translating into MTKMTGCLFIISAPSGTGKTSLVRALLQSDLNLSLSISHTTRPPRSGEVNGRDYHFVDEETFRQMLRNGEFVESAEVYGNLYGTSQKWIDSAIASGQDILLEIDCQGAKQIQQILPGSIGIFILPPSANTLATRLKTRAQDNPGIIEKRLVAAREEVGHITEFDYVIINDKLEDALNDLICIVRAEHLKKARQLIKYHELIAQLS; encoded by the coding sequence ATGACTAAAATGACAGGCTGCTTATTTATTATCAGCGCACCCTCTGGCACCGGAAAAACCAGTTTGGTCAGAGCGTTACTCCAGTCGGACTTAAATCTGAGTCTGTCTATTTCACATACCACACGCCCGCCACGTTCTGGAGAAGTCAATGGCCGTGACTATCATTTTGTCGATGAAGAAACATTCAGACAAATGCTCCGCAACGGAGAATTCGTGGAAAGTGCAGAAGTTTATGGCAATCTTTATGGCACCTCGCAAAAATGGATTGATAGCGCTATCGCATCCGGGCAGGATATTTTACTCGAGATTGATTGCCAGGGAGCGAAACAGATCCAGCAAATTCTCCCCGGATCCATTGGCATCTTTATTCTCCCGCCATCTGCTAACACTCTGGCAACGCGACTAAAAACAAGAGCGCAAGATAATCCGGGAATCATTGAGAAAAGACTTGTTGCAGCACGCGAAGAAGTCGGTCATATCACTGAGTTTGATTATGTTATTATCAACGACAAGTTGGAAGATGCGCTTAATGATCTGATCTGCATAGTCAGAGCTGAGCACTTAAAGAAAGCCCGGCAGCTGATAAAATATCATGAATTAATCGCCCAATTGTCATAA
- a CDS encoding HDOD domain-containing protein: MGSIQSPYTPQDPSNFPDPAVVKKDGTKNLRDHLIEAVTNDPDLPALGSSITRIVQLSSSDDQSIQQLAYFVLSDVSLTQKILRLSNSVAFISASNKVNTSITKAIFLLGFNSVKTCALAMLLVDGMSGKRAEHVRTELIYALAASMISRELVKLSSFKDAEEIAVVALFKNLGRLLLAAYDHDLYQEMMTLIKQGTHTPVQASQAVLDFNLDTLTETILEKWNIPISIIQALKNKPTGILNTARNKQEWMQHAAEFSEKATSLVLATTEPEDSELRNKLLNRFGKALNLDKYKLDQLIMSASAETRTLLINANLLTTDKSKKISPDTTQTEFDISVEDSLSELLFSNDESNNSEITQRYPSGKPYNASALLLAGVQDVTEIMASGKYKLEDLIMLVLETYYNSLGFRFCTLCLKDPQMNLFRARSSLGRSNMAYQKAFSFPMAPSNDLLHLALKKNVDLLISDAYIPKIRKLIPQWHMDLLPDARSFIVLPLVANEKPIGLFYADRALEAPEGITAEETRLIRTLKGQVLTAFNSR; the protein is encoded by the coding sequence ATGGGATCCATTCAATCGCCCTATACTCCCCAAGACCCATCCAACTTTCCTGATCCTGCAGTGGTAAAAAAAGATGGTACAAAAAATTTAAGAGACCATTTGATCGAAGCGGTCACTAATGACCCGGACCTCCCCGCTCTTGGCAGCTCCATAACACGCATCGTACAACTATCGTCATCGGATGATCAATCCATTCAACAATTGGCCTATTTTGTTCTCTCGGATGTTTCATTAACACAAAAGATTTTGCGTTTATCAAATTCTGTAGCCTTTATCTCAGCATCTAACAAAGTCAACACCAGTATCACGAAAGCAATATTCCTGCTGGGTTTTAATTCGGTAAAGACTTGCGCTTTAGCCATGCTGCTGGTTGATGGCATGTCCGGAAAACGCGCGGAACACGTGCGCACAGAGTTAATTTACGCCTTGGCAGCCAGTATGATTAGCCGTGAGCTAGTTAAGCTAAGCTCTTTTAAAGATGCAGAAGAAATTGCTGTTGTTGCCTTATTCAAGAACCTTGGACGTTTATTGCTTGCTGCTTATGACCATGATCTGTACCAAGAAATGATGACTCTCATCAAGCAAGGCACGCATACACCTGTACAAGCATCACAAGCGGTGTTGGATTTCAACCTAGATACATTGACTGAAACTATTCTGGAAAAATGGAATATTCCCATCAGTATTATACAAGCGCTAAAAAACAAGCCTACTGGTATCTTAAACACTGCAAGAAATAAACAAGAGTGGATGCAGCATGCCGCTGAATTTAGTGAAAAAGCTACGTCACTCGTTTTAGCAACCACCGAACCAGAAGATTCTGAGCTAAGAAATAAGCTACTCAACCGTTTTGGTAAAGCACTTAATCTGGATAAATATAAATTGGATCAATTGATAATGAGTGCTTCCGCAGAAACACGCACACTCTTAATCAATGCAAATTTACTCACAACGGATAAAAGTAAAAAAATCAGTCCGGATACAACACAGACAGAATTTGATATTTCTGTAGAAGATTCACTCAGTGAACTGCTGTTTAGCAATGATGAAAGCAATAACTCAGAAATTACTCAGCGTTACCCCAGTGGCAAACCGTATAATGCATCCGCATTATTATTGGCTGGTGTGCAAGACGTAACCGAAATTATGGCATCCGGTAAGTATAAGCTCGAGGATCTGATCATGTTAGTTCTGGAAACTTATTATAATAGTTTAGGTTTTCGTTTTTGCACCCTTTGCCTTAAAGATCCACAAATGAATCTGTTTCGCGCACGCAGTTCCCTGGGAAGAAGTAACATGGCGTATCAAAAGGCGTTTAGCTTCCCAATGGCGCCGTCTAATGATCTGCTCCATCTTGCCCTGAAGAAGAATGTAGATTTGCTGATTTCAGATGCCTACATCCCGAAAATCCGCAAACTGATACCCCAGTGGCATATGGATTTATTACCTGATGCACGTAGTTTTATTGTGCTCCCTTTGGTTGCCAACGAGAAACCCATTGGCCTATTTTATGCCGATCGCGCATTAGAAGCACCTGAAGGAATCACTGCTGAAGAAACAAGGCTAATCAGGACATTAAAAGGTCAAGTACTGACAGCCTTTAACTCGAGATAA
- a CDS encoding thiol:disulfide interchange protein DsbA/DsbL, protein MNQYKPLAVFFLLLSFSLISLSSARADIVEGKDYTVLATPQPTQDGNTIEVLEFFWYGCPHCDSLHPHLKTWLMNIPKDVSFRYVPATLRANWVAAAKIFYTIEAIGKTDVLHDKVYDAVHRDKIDINNESVLFDWVEKQGIDRKKFEDTYRSFSVQNQVARSTQLSRQYQLTGVPALVINGKYITSGKMGGTPQDTIRTLEALIEKIRKEK, encoded by the coding sequence ATGAATCAATATAAGCCGCTTGCAGTTTTCTTCTTATTGTTGAGTTTTAGTTTAATAAGCCTATCCAGTGCACGTGCTGATATCGTTGAAGGCAAAGATTATACCGTCCTGGCTACCCCGCAACCCACCCAGGATGGTAACACGATTGAAGTTTTAGAATTTTTTTGGTACGGTTGTCCCCATTGCGACAGCTTGCACCCGCATCTTAAAACCTGGCTGATGAACATTCCTAAGGATGTCAGTTTTCGCTATGTGCCCGCGACGCTTCGCGCCAATTGGGTAGCCGCTGCAAAAATCTTCTATACGATAGAAGCCATTGGAAAAACCGATGTTCTGCATGACAAAGTCTATGATGCTGTTCATCGTGACAAAATTGACATAAATAATGAATCTGTTCTATTTGATTGGGTTGAGAAACAAGGCATCGACAGAAAGAAATTTGAAGATACCTATCGCTCTTTTTCTGTGCAGAATCAAGTGGCAAGATCAACACAATTATCTCGTCAATACCAACTCACCGGTGTTCCTGCATTGGTCATCAATGGAAAGTACATCACGAGCGGAAAAATGGGCGGTACACCGCAAGATACCATCAGAACCTTAGAAGCACTTATTGAAAAGATACGTAAGGAAAAATAA